In Hymenobacter sublimis, a single genomic region encodes these proteins:
- a CDS encoding glycoside hydrolase family 127 protein, with translation MKRFLPSLALLGLLSSPGFAQSIKRSDYPIQAVSFTKVKLADNFWLPRLKTNTDVTIPASFQRCEATSRVKNFEMAAAKSGKFATIFPFDDTDIYKTIEGASYSLKLYPDEKLDEYMDELIKKVAAAQEPDGYLYTARTIDPAHPHEWAGPERWVKERELSHELYNSGHLYEAAVAHYEATDKKSLLNIALKNADLVCSVFGPGKRGVAPGHEIVEMGLVKLYRVTGKPEYLSTAKFFLEERGKYKGYDPKSPDAWRNGSYWQDHKPVVDQREAEGHAVRAEYLYSAMADVAALTGDQKLLAAVDSIWQNMVSKKLYVTGGTGAVPGGERFGGNYELPNTTAYNETCAAVANVYWNQRMFQLHGDAKYVDVLEKVLYNGLISGVGLDGKSFFYSNAMQIKNSTSFPQTEPQRAGWFDCSCCPTNMARLMPSLPGYVYAQKGHDVYANLFISGTTDLKVNNKAVRITQQHNYPWQGDLKFTISPAATTDFNLLVRLPGWARNEAVPSDLYRFATTSDQKVSITVNGKPVQYTTRQGYAVLPRKWRRGDVVEVKLPMDVRQVVANPKVQDNLGRVALQRGPVVYCAEWKDNNGKASNLIVPAATSFTTNYQPEVLNGIMQLQATVPAVQIDAANNSISTTRQTLTAIPYYAWANRGKGEMVVWFPQQITDVDLVSRQPKEVTVGK, from the coding sequence ATGAAACGCTTCCTTCCTTCCCTGGCCCTGCTCGGTTTGCTAAGCTCACCCGGCTTTGCCCAATCAATAAAACGGTCTGACTACCCCATCCAGGCGGTTTCGTTTACCAAGGTGAAGCTGGCCGATAACTTCTGGCTGCCCCGCCTCAAAACCAACACCGACGTGACCATTCCGGCCTCGTTTCAGCGGTGCGAGGCCACCAGTCGGGTCAAGAACTTTGAAATGGCCGCGGCCAAGTCGGGCAAGTTTGCTACCATCTTTCCCTTCGACGATACCGACATCTACAAGACCATTGAAGGCGCCTCGTACTCGCTTAAGCTCTACCCCGACGAGAAGCTGGACGAGTACATGGACGAGCTGATCAAGAAAGTGGCCGCCGCTCAGGAGCCCGATGGTTACCTCTATACCGCCCGCACCATCGACCCGGCTCACCCCCACGAGTGGGCCGGGCCGGAGCGCTGGGTAAAGGAGCGGGAACTAAGCCACGAGCTGTATAACTCGGGCCACCTATACGAAGCCGCCGTAGCGCACTACGAGGCCACGGACAAGAAAAGCCTGCTGAATATTGCCCTCAAAAACGCCGACCTGGTATGCTCCGTATTTGGGCCAGGCAAGCGCGGGGTAGCACCCGGCCACGAGATTGTGGAAATGGGCCTGGTGAAGCTCTACCGCGTTACGGGCAAGCCCGAGTACTTAAGCACAGCTAAGTTTTTTCTGGAGGAACGTGGCAAGTACAAAGGCTACGACCCCAAAAGCCCCGATGCGTGGCGCAACGGCTCGTACTGGCAGGACCACAAGCCCGTAGTAGACCAGCGCGAAGCCGAAGGACACGCCGTGCGCGCCGAATACCTGTACTCCGCCATGGCCGACGTAGCCGCCCTCACCGGCGACCAGAAGCTGCTAGCCGCCGTGGACAGCATCTGGCAGAACATGGTCAGCAAGAAGCTCTACGTGACGGGCGGCACCGGCGCCGTGCCCGGCGGCGAGCGGTTCGGGGGCAATTACGAGCTGCCCAACACCACGGCCTACAACGAAACCTGCGCCGCCGTGGCCAACGTGTACTGGAACCAGCGCATGTTCCAGCTCCACGGCGACGCGAAGTACGTGGACGTGCTGGAGAAAGTACTCTACAACGGGCTGATTTCGGGGGTAGGGCTCGATGGTAAGTCCTTTTTCTACTCCAACGCCATGCAGATCAAAAACAGCACGAGCTTCCCCCAGACCGAGCCCCAGCGCGCCGGCTGGTTTGACTGTTCCTGCTGCCCCACCAACATGGCCCGCCTGATGCCTTCCTTGCCGGGCTACGTGTACGCCCAGAAGGGCCATGACGTGTACGCCAACCTGTTCATCAGCGGCACTACCGATTTGAAAGTGAACAACAAGGCCGTGCGCATCACCCAGCAACACAACTACCCCTGGCAGGGCGACTTGAAGTTCACCATCAGCCCCGCCGCTACCACCGACTTCAACCTGCTGGTGCGCCTGCCCGGTTGGGCCCGCAACGAGGCCGTCCCCTCTGATCTGTACCGCTTCGCCACGACATCAGACCAGAAGGTAAGCATCACGGTAAACGGCAAGCCCGTGCAGTACACCACCCGCCAGGGCTATGCCGTGCTACCCCGCAAGTGGCGCCGGGGCGACGTGGTAGAAGTAAAACTACCCATGGACGTGCGCCAGGTAGTGGCCAACCCCAAAGTGCAGGACAACCTAGGCCGGGTGGCCCTGCAGCGCGGCCCCGTGGTGTACTGCGCTGAGTGGAAGGACAATAATGGCAAGGCTAGCAACCTCATCGTGCCGGCTGCTACCTCCTTCACTACCAATTACCAGCCCGAAGTACTTAACGGCATCATGCAGCTCCAGGCCACCGTGCCTGCCGTGCAAATTGATGCCGCTAACAACTCCATCAGCACCACCCGCCAGACCCTAACGGCCATTCCCTACTACGCCTGGGCCAACCGCGGCAAGGGCGAAATGGTGGTCTGGTTCCCCCAGCAAATCACCGACGTGGACCTGGTGTCGCGCCAGCCCAAGGAAGTAACCGTAGGAAAGTAA
- a CDS encoding DNA-3-methyladenine glycosylase I has protein sequence MNPPPPCHWMQQNELLQSFHDHEWGEPVADPDILFEYLVLHTFQLGFDFPVVLRRREAFRELLAGFDPEKLARFREAEVEELLLNPRIIRNRRKLEATIQNARAWLQLRREVGGQAQLLPFFYAFVGGKPLDVQRSSDNPPPVSTPASLALSQELKRRGFVMTGPVTCYNLMQTAGLVNDHLTSCPRHAECRQLAAG, from the coding sequence ATGAACCCTCCCCCGCCTTGCCACTGGATGCAGCAGAACGAGCTGCTCCAAAGCTTCCATGACCACGAGTGGGGCGAGCCGGTTGCAGACCCGGACATTCTGTTTGAGTACCTGGTGCTCCACACCTTTCAACTAGGCTTCGACTTCCCGGTGGTGCTGCGGCGGCGCGAGGCGTTCCGGGAGTTGCTGGCGGGTTTCGACCCAGAGAAGCTGGCCCGGTTTAGAGAGGCGGAAGTAGAGGAGCTGCTACTGAACCCGCGCATCATCCGGAACCGCCGCAAGCTAGAAGCTACCATTCAGAACGCCCGCGCCTGGTTGCAACTCCGCCGGGAGGTAGGCGGCCAAGCGCAGCTTCTGCCCTTCTTTTACGCCTTTGTCGGGGGCAAGCCGCTTGATGTCCAGCGTAGCTCCGACAATCCACCGCCGGTTTCTACGCCGGCCAGCTTGGCCCTGAGCCAGGAGCTAAAGCGGCGCGGATTCGTCATGACCGGGCCGGTGACGTGTTACAACCTAATGCAAACCGCCGGCCTCGTCAACGACCACCTGACAAGCTGCCCGCGCCACGCTGAGTGTCGGCAGCTAGCCGCGGGGTAG